The Lycium barbarum isolate Lr01 chromosome 9, ASM1917538v2, whole genome shotgun sequence genome has a segment encoding these proteins:
- the LOC132609631 gene encoding protein root UVB sensitive 1, chloroplastic produces MSSHALSLPHRFTSPPFPLLLPPPTTATAFTPLKLHRQSLLRLSACRDNNSGNGGNNGPSNGGNGDNNDGDWWNNFFNFDKRKSLLLFLPFTRNNEDSFVDSILSCKPLLLFLVSVSASITCSLLLASFVQAQTNNNGEEIVYEIRGGKKFELIPDYTKDEFVQSKAMWYDLLLDSRSGSSFVSNLWMQCKELSMNLLLPEGFPESVTSDYLEYALWRGVQGVAAQISGVLATQALLYAVGLGKGAIPTAAAVNWVLKDGIGYLSKILLSNYGRHFDVNPKSWRLFADLLENAAYGLEILTPAFPHLFVPIGAVAGAGRSAASLIQAATRSCFYAGFAAQRNFAEVIAKGEAQGMVSKAIGIMLGIALANCTRSSTSLALASFGVVTWIHMFCNLKSYQSIQLRTLNPYRASLVFSEYLLSGLVPSVKEVNDEEPLFPAAILNLKAAYETQTEVLTDHAKQAASGIVRRLQLGSKLFDVATSREDVLSLFELYKNEGYILTEHEGRFCIVLKESSSPQDMLKSLFHVNYLYWLENNAGIKSSSVANDCRPGGRLQMSLEYVEREFNHVKSDGEVAGWVTDSLIARPLPNRIRLDYATVSSVAEG; encoded by the exons ATGAGCTCCCACGCTCTCTCTCTTCCCCACCGTTTCACTTCACCGCCGTTTccccttcttcttcctcctccaaCCACCGCCACCGCTTTTACTCCTCTTAAACTCCATAGGCAGTCTCTTCTTCGACTTTCCGCCTGCCGAGATAACAACAGCGGTAACGGCGGAAATAACGGCCCAAGTAACGGCGGAAACGGCGACAACAATGACGGTGATTGGTGGAACAATTTCTTCAATTTTGATAAGCGAAAATCACTTCTCCTCTTCCTTCCTTTTACTCGTAATAATGAAGATAGTTTTGTTGATTCTATATTGTCCTGTAAACCTTTATTATTATTCCTTGTATCAGTTAGTGCATCAATTACATGTTCCTTACTATTAGCTTCATTTGTACAAGCACAAACTAATAATAATGGAGAGGAAATTGTGTATGAAATTAGAGGAGGAAAGAAGTTTGAACTCATACCTGATTATACAAAGGATGAATTTGTACAATCAAAGGCAATGTGGTACGATTTATTGTTGGACTCGAGATCGGGTAGTAGTTTCGTTTCGAATTTGTGGATGCAATGTAAGGAGTTGTCGATGAATTTGTTGCTTCCCGAGGGGTTTCCGGAGAGTGTTACGAGTGATTATTTGGAGTATGCACTTTGGAGAGGTGTTCAAGGTGTTGCTGCACAAATTAGTGGTGTTCTTGCTACTCAG GCCTTGCTTTATGCTGTTGGATTAGGGAAAGGGGCTATTCCTACTGCTGCTGCTGTTAATTGGGTGCTTAAGGATGGAATTGGATATCTTAGCAAGATTCTTTTGTCGAATTATGGCAGGCATTTTGATGTCAATCCTAAGAGCTGGAGGCTGTTTGCAGACCTTTTGGAGAATGCTGCTTATGGGCTGGAGATTTTGACCCCTGCCTTCCCGCATCTGTTTGTTCCTATTGGAGCTGTTGCTGGCGCAGGGAGATCAGCTGCTTCCTTAATCCAG GCTGCTACAAGGAGCTGCTTCTATGCGGGTTTTGCTGCTCAGAGGAACTTCGCTGAG GTGATTGCAAAGGGTGAAGCTCAAGGAATGGTGAGCAAAGCTATTGGAATAATGCTTGGCATTGCACTGGCTAACTGCACCCGCTCTTCTACGTCTCTTGCTCTTGCTTCTTTTGGAGTGGTAACTTGGATCCACATGTTCTGTAATCTGAAGTCATATCAGTCCATTCAACTAAGGACTTTAAATCCTTATCGTGCAA GTCTAGTCTTCAGTGAATATCTGCTCAGTGGTCTAGTTCCTTCTGTTAAAGAGGTCAATGATGAGGAGCCCCTTTTTCCCGCTGCTATTTTAAATCTAAAGGCAGCATATGAA ACACAAACGGAAGTACTTACTGACCATGCTAAGCAAGCAGCTTCTGGGATTGTGCGACGGTTGCAGCTGGGTTCTAAACTTTTTGATGTTGCTACAAGTCGAGAAGATGTCCTTTCTCTGTTTGAACTGTACAAGAATGAAGGTTACATTTTGACTGAGCATGAAGGAAGATTTTGT ATTGTACTGAAAGAAAGTTCATCACCACAAGATATGTTGAAGTCATTGTTTCATGTCAATTACCTGTACTGGTTGGAGAATAATGCAGGAATCAAGTCAAGCAGTGTAGCTAATGACTGCAGGCCTGGGGGAAGGCTACAGATGTCTTTGGAGTATGTTGAGAGAGAGTTTAATCATGTCAAAAGTGACGGTGAGGTAGCAGGTTGGGTAACTGATAGTCTCATCGCGAGACCTTTGCCAAATCGAATTCGGTTGGATTACGCAACTGTATCTTCTGTTGCAGAAGGTTGA